A region of Solanum dulcamara chromosome 7, daSolDulc1.2, whole genome shotgun sequence DNA encodes the following proteins:
- the LOC129896750 gene encoding uncharacterized protein LOC129896750 gives MPPISKNMGILKPFQLLEINVISAQDLEHVSKKMKTYAAAWVHPTRKLATGVDVEGGNNPTWNDKFIFRVDEEFLRHDNSAVHIEIYSVHWFRDSLVGMVRVLVRNLIPPIRTHLRTHHHGMHFVALQVCRPSGRPQGILNIGVTLLDSSMKSMPLYRQMSTSAIAYRDLMKDQDAHPTHNNEIKQNNNNNNNNIDASKPILRRIKSECGERMALDDISIDNSSIVAIPSKTKGEDHEKESSILSISFEPPIHMMKKKGKKSSVINGAELINEKSKIENKKGKASSVLSDSIVSKGSSIYDKPSNEKPNPKFKLIELEMGPKDEPINGKGSGSDPPTTKIMDEQSVTKPIMKIYGNEFGVPKGPLSESELGPSASVVAAALVERRYPLDDKRSSVLDGWSVDERTDGLRSKLERWRTELPQIQNRGTGSSSYHSTGRHPRRRSNGGSSLFSCFGNICGYECQCICGKPKRKSINNKKYRSPSTVSRSLF, from the exons ATGCCACCAATTTCCAAGAATATGGGAATATTGAAACCGTTCCAACTCTTGGAAATAAACGTCATTTCCGCGCAGGACTTGGAACACGTTTCCAAGAAAATGAAGACCTATGCGGCCGCGTGGGTCCACCCTACACGGAAACTTGCCACGGGTGTTGACGTTGAAGGTGGTAACAACCCAACGTGGAATGACAAGTTTATTTTTCGTGTGGACGAGGAATTCCTCCGGCATGACAATTCCGCCGTCCACATCGAGATTTATTCCGTCCATTGGTTCCGAGACTCTCTCGTTGGAATGGTTCGCGTTCTCGTCAGAAACTTAATCCCTCCGATTAGAACGCACCTCCGTACTCATCATCATGGAATGCATTTTGTTGCACTTCAG GTTTGTCGTCCATCAGGACGTCCTCAAGGTATATTGAACATTGGTGTGACATTACTCGATAGCTCGATGAAAAGTATGCCATTGTACAGACAAATGAGCACGTCAGCAATTGCATATCGCGATTTGATGAAAGATCAAGACGCACACCCTACACACAACAACGAGATCAAacagaacaacaacaacaataataataatattgatgcTTCAAAACCTATATTACGTCGAATAAAGAGTGAATGTGGCGAACGTATGGCGTTGGACGATATTTCCATTGATAATAGTTCAATAGTTGCAATTCCCTCAAAAACAAAGGGTGAAGATCATGAAAAAGAGAGTTCAATACTTAGTATTTCATTTGAACCTCCAATTCATATGatgaaaaaaaagggaaaaaaaagttCTGTTATAAATGGAGCTGAGCTAATTAATGAGAaatcaaaaatagaaaataaaaaaggtaaGGCAAGTTCTGTTTTAAGTGATTCAATTGTAAGTAAAGGGTCATCTATTTATGATAAGCCCAGTAATGAAAAGCCCAATCCCAAATTCAAACTTATTGAATTAGAAATGGGGCCCAAAGATGAGCCCATAAATGGAAAAGGGTCGGGCTCTGACCCACCAACAACTAAAATAATGGATGAACAGTCTGTTACAAAGCCCATTATGAAGATTTATGGAAATGAGTTTGGAGTCCCAAAAGGTCCATTGTCTGAATCAGAACTTGGGCCTTCAGCATCTGTAGTGGCTGCTGCATTAGTTGAAAGGAGATATCCATTGGATGACAAAAGGAGCTCAGTGTTGGATGGTTGGAGTGTCGACGAGAGAACTGACGGGCTCAGGTCGAAGCTCGAGAGGTGGAGGACCGAGCTCCCTCAGATACAAAACCGAGGGACGGGCTCGAGTAGCTACCATTCGACTGGACGTCACCCTAGAAGGCGTTCGAATGGAGGGAGTAGCTTGTTTTCTTGCTTTGGTAATATTTGTGGGTATGAATGCCAATGCATTTGTGGAAAGCCCAAAAGAAAAAGTATTAATAACAAAAAGTATAGAAGCCCATCAACTGTTAGCAGATCATTGTTTTGA